A stretch of DNA from Thermus antranikianii DSM 12462:
CTGGGAGGCCGCCCACCATGCCAGCCACGTCCTGGTGATGAACCGCAGGGTGGTGGGGTTTGGTCCGCCGGAGCGGGCCCTCACCGAGGAGTGCCTGCGCCAGGCCTTTGGGCACCTGGGCCACGCCCACGGGCTGTACCTAGGGGGTGGGCATGCTTGACGCCTTGGGTTATCCCTTTTTCCAGAGGGCCCTACTCGCAGGGCTTTTGGTGAGCCTTCTTTCCGGATTGCTCTCCCCCTTCGTGGTGCAAAGGCGGCTTTCCTTCCTGGGGGATGGGCTTGCCCACGCCGCTTTTGCCGGGGTGGCCTTGGGGCTTTTCCTAAGGGGGGAGCCCCTTTGGTTTGCCCTGCCCTTCACCTTTCTGGTGGCCATGGCCATCACCCTGGTGAAGGAGAAGACCGAGCTTTCCGAGGACACCGCCATCGGGGTCTTCTTCGCCCTCTCCGTGGCCCTGGGGGCGGTCTTCCTCTCCAAGGCCCGGGGGTACGTGGGGGACGCCATGGGCTACCTCTTCGGCTCCCTTCTGGCGGTGGGGCCTGCGGACCTTTGGGCCATGGCCCTCCTCCTCTTCCTGGCCCCTTTCCTCCTTCCCCTGTGGGGGCCCTTGGCCTACGCCACCTTTGACCGGGAACTGGCCCTTTCCGACCGGGTGCCGGTGGTTTTCCACGACTACCTCCTTTCCGGCTTCCTTGCCGTGAGCCTGGTGCTGGCGGTGAAGGTGGTGGGGATTATTCTGGTGGCGGCCTTTTTGGTAATCCCCGGGGCGGCGGCCAGGCTCTTGAGCCGCACCTTTGCCGGGCTCACCCTTCTTTCCCTCCTCCTGGCCTCCTTTTCCACGGTGCTTGGCCTTTTCCTCTCCTTCCTCCTGGACTGGCCCAGCGGGGCCAGCATCGTGCTTCTGCAGGCGGCTTTGTTTGGCCTGGCCTTCGTGAAAACCGTATTTTCCGTGAGGAAATAAAGCCTTTGCGCTATACTGGGGGCATGTGGGTGTCTACGAAGGCCCAGTACGGCCTCAGGGCTCTGGTGGAGATTGGCCTCAAGGCCCCGGAGGCGGTGCCCCTTAAGGAGGTGGCGGAGGCCCAGGGCATCAGCCAGCACTACCTGGAGCAGATCGCGGCCCAGCTTAGGCGCTCCGGGTTCATCCGCTCCGTGCGGGGGGCCAAGGGGGGCTACCGTCTGGCCCGTCCCCCCGAGAGGGTGACGGCCCTCGAGGTGGTGGAGGCCCTCGAGGGCAGCCTGGCCCCGGTTTCCTGCATCGAAGACCCGGAGTCCTGCGCCAAGGTGGGGCAGTGCTCCACTGAGCTCCTCTGGAAGCGGGTGGATCTGGCCATGCGCCAGGTCCTGGGGAGCACCACCTTGAAGGACCTCATCGAGGAGCGGAAGCTCATCGAGGCCAAGCGCTTGATCCAGCTTCAGCCCGCAGGCTAGGCATGGGGTCTTAGGGAGGGCTGCCAGGGCTTGCCCCTGGCAAAGGGAATGGAGGGCAAGGAGGGAACCTTGGCTTTGGTCTATCTGGACTACGCGGCCACCACGCCCCTGGACCCCGAGGTCCAGCAGGCCATGCGCGAGGTGGAGGGAATCTTCGGCAACCCAAGCAGCATCCACCGCTTTGGCCAGGAAGCCAGAAGGGTGCTGGAGGGAGCCCGGGAGCGGATCGCAAGCCTCCTGGGGGTGCGCCCCAGGGAGGTGGTCTTTACCAGCTCGGGTTCCGAGGCGGATGCCCTGGCCCTTTTGGGGGTGGCCTTGGCCAAGGGGAAGGGGCATGTGGTGAGCACGGAGGTGGAGCACTCCGCGGTCCTGGGGGCCTTGCGGCTCCTTGAGCGCCTGGGCTTTGCCGTGACCCGGCTCAGGCCCGACCGCTTGGGCCTGGTTTACCCGGAGCAGGTGGAGGAGGCCCTGAGGCCCGACACCATCCTGGTGAGCGTCATGGCCGCCAACAACGAGCTCGGCACCCTCTACCCCATCCGGGAAATGGCCGAGATCGCTCACGCCCACGGGGCCCTTTTCCACACCGATGCCGTGCAGGCCGTGGGCCAGGTGCCTTTCCGGGTGGATGAGGTGGGGGCGGACCTGGTTTCCCTAAGCGCCCACAAGTTCTATGGGCCGAAGGGGATTGGAGCCCTTTTGGTGCGCCAGGGGGTGGACCTCTTCCCCCTGGTGCCGGGCAAGCAGGAGGGGGGAAGACGGGGGGGCACGCAAAGCCCAGTCCTGGCCCATGGGATGGCGGTGGCCCTGGAGAAGGCCTTAAGGCTCTTGCCGGAGGAGTCCTCCCGGCTTCTCGCCTTGAGGCGGCGCCTCGAGGCGGGCTTGCTTTCCGTGGAAGGGGTGGAGCTCAACGGTCATCCCGAGCGCCGCCTTCCCAAGCTGGTCAACGTGACGGTGAAGGGCGCGGATGGGGAGGCCTTGCTTCTCGCCATGGACCTCATGGGGGTGGCGGTTTCCTCGGGCTCGGCCTGTTCGGCGGGAAGCCTCGAGCCCTCCCATGTCCTTCTGGCCATCGGACGCTCCCCAAGGGAAGCCCGGGCCTCCTTGCGCTTCTCCCTGGGACGCTACACCACGGAGGCCGAGGTGGACCGGGCGGTGGAGGTCTTCAGGGAGGCGGTGGCCCGGGCGCGGGCCTAAGGCTGCCTTCTCGC
This window harbors:
- a CDS encoding cysteine desulfurase family protein — encoded protein: MEGKEGTLALVYLDYAATTPLDPEVQQAMREVEGIFGNPSSIHRFGQEARRVLEGARERIASLLGVRPREVVFTSSGSEADALALLGVALAKGKGHVVSTEVEHSAVLGALRLLERLGFAVTRLRPDRLGLVYPEQVEEALRPDTILVSVMAANNELGTLYPIREMAEIAHAHGALFHTDAVQAVGQVPFRVDEVGADLVSLSAHKFYGPKGIGALLVRQGVDLFPLVPGKQEGGRRGGTQSPVLAHGMAVALEKALRLLPEESSRLLALRRRLEAGLLSVEGVELNGHPERRLPKLVNVTVKGADGEALLLAMDLMGVAVSSGSACSAGSLEPSHVLLAIGRSPREARASLRFSLGRYTTEAEVDRAVEVFREAVARARA
- a CDS encoding metal ABC transporter permease, with protein sequence MLDALGYPFFQRALLAGLLVSLLSGLLSPFVVQRRLSFLGDGLAHAAFAGVALGLFLRGEPLWFALPFTFLVAMAITLVKEKTELSEDTAIGVFFALSVALGAVFLSKARGYVGDAMGYLFGSLLAVGPADLWAMALLLFLAPFLLPLWGPLAYATFDRELALSDRVPVVFHDYLLSGFLAVSLVLAVKVVGIILVAAFLVIPGAAARLLSRTFAGLTLLSLLLASFSTVLGLFLSFLLDWPSGASIVLLQAALFGLAFVKTVFSVRK
- a CDS encoding RrF2 family transcriptional regulator, with product MWVSTKAQYGLRALVEIGLKAPEAVPLKEVAEAQGISQHYLEQIAAQLRRSGFIRSVRGAKGGYRLARPPERVTALEVVEALEGSLAPVSCIEDPESCAKVGQCSTELLWKRVDLAMRQVLGSTTLKDLIEERKLIEAKRLIQLQPAG